In Arthrobacter sp. PAMC25284, a single genomic region encodes these proteins:
- a CDS encoding DLW-39 family protein: protein MKVRRYPDRNGVHVKKLLVLAATIAGVLLYRKVQESEARKTVWSQSTDSID, encoded by the coding sequence GTGAAGGTGCGGAGATATCCGGACCGGAACGGGGTGCATGTGAAGAAGTTGCTTGTTCTCGCAGCTACGATCGCAGGCGTCCTGCTCTACAGGAAAGTGCAGGAATCTGAGGCCCGGAAAACAGTCTGGAGCCAGTCAACCGATTCGATTGACTAG
- a CDS encoding glycosyltransferase family 2 protein produces MSANRSPEDSVSPTALPAVSIVIPAYNEESVIRQCLIAAVYQSVPAEEIIVVDNLSTDRTADIVLQMQTEYPESRIILLSQSQTQGLIPTRNFGLDHATGDILGRIDADSVLEPDWVEQVQAAFKDESVHAATGPVVYYDMPMRRFGLKADDKMRQLMLKLAKHQYHFLFGSNMALRRSAWEIIRDESCRDERDEMHEDIDLSLHLADHDLRIQYWPQMVSGMSARRLEDSPRDYRYYVTRFDRTYKAHNVKKMALKAPMVVFFSVYFPAKLLRAIHTVNTAQSVRRGGQ; encoded by the coding sequence ATGTCTGCCAATAGATCCCCCGAGGATTCCGTGTCCCCCACCGCCTTACCGGCGGTATCTATTGTCATTCCGGCATACAACGAGGAAAGTGTCATCCGGCAATGCCTCATCGCCGCCGTCTACCAGTCCGTCCCGGCCGAAGAAATCATCGTGGTGGACAACCTGTCAACTGACCGGACCGCCGATATTGTGCTGCAGATGCAAACGGAGTATCCGGAAAGCCGCATCATTTTGCTCAGCCAGAGCCAGACGCAGGGTCTTATCCCCACCCGCAACTTCGGCCTGGACCACGCCACGGGCGATATCCTCGGCCGGATCGATGCGGACTCGGTGCTCGAGCCGGATTGGGTGGAGCAGGTCCAGGCCGCTTTCAAGGACGAGTCCGTGCATGCCGCCACCGGGCCGGTGGTGTACTACGACATGCCGATGCGGCGCTTTGGGCTCAAGGCAGACGACAAGATGCGCCAACTGATGCTCAAACTCGCGAAGCATCAATATCACTTCCTGTTCGGATCCAATATGGCCCTGCGCCGCTCAGCCTGGGAAATCATCCGGGATGAGTCGTGCCGGGATGAGCGCGATGAAATGCACGAGGACATCGATCTTTCCCTGCATTTGGCCGACCATGATCTGAGAATCCAGTACTGGCCGCAGATGGTATCCGGCATGTCGGCACGGCGCCTTGAGGATTCACCGCGGGACTACCGCTACTACGTGACCCGTTTTGACCGGACGTATAAGGCGCACAATGTGAAGAAGATGGCGCTGAAGGCCCCCATGGTCGTCTTCTTCTCGGTGTATTTCCCGGCGAAGCTCCTCCGGGCCATCCACACGGTCAACACCGCCCAGTCGGTGCGCCGCGGCGGACAGTAG
- a CDS encoding DUF3566 domain-containing protein codes for MSNSDSYPKPSSGVPGGVRQPASAPRVSAPQRPSAPGQRPTMQAPRPDAPSQRPGQGSAGLIKPAPKAKVRRARLLVSKVEPWSVLKMAFLLSVALGIVTVVAAIVLWTVLDLTGIFDQVDSLLGTLAGSEGGGFELKKVASLGQVASFATIIAVINVVLLTALSMLSAVLYNIAATLVGGIGVTLTDD; via the coding sequence GTGAGTAATTCCGACTCATATCCCAAGCCGAGCAGCGGCGTTCCCGGCGGCGTGCGGCAGCCCGCCTCCGCCCCCAGGGTAAGTGCCCCTCAGCGCCCCTCAGCGCCGGGCCAGCGCCCCACCATGCAGGCCCCGCGCCCCGACGCGCCGAGCCAGCGCCCCGGCCAGGGATCAGCGGGCCTCATCAAGCCGGCCCCCAAAGCCAAAGTCCGCCGCGCACGCTTGCTGGTCAGCAAGGTGGAACCGTGGTCGGTGCTGAAAATGGCATTCCTGCTCTCGGTGGCTCTGGGCATTGTGACCGTCGTGGCCGCCATCGTGCTCTGGACTGTGTTGGACCTGACGGGGATATTCGACCAGGTCGACAGCCTCCTCGGGACCCTTGCAGGTTCGGAAGGTGGCGGCTTCGAGCTGAAGAAGGTTGCATCGCTGGGCCAGGTGGCATCGTTCGCCACGATCATCGCCGTGATTAATGTGGTTTTGCTCACTGCACTGTCCATGCTCTCCGCGGTGCTGTACAACATCGCGGCAACACTCGTTGGCGGCATCGGCGTTACCCTTACCGACGATTAG
- a CDS encoding DMT family transporter, protein MNFFLAAVGVLGVASSGPLIAATLGATSVSALAIAFWRTAIGAAVMSGPVVVREPREFARVTGSEFRWSLAAAVALALHFACFITALQLTSVAAATALVCLQSGWIAVFQMFRGVRHRWPVMVGLGIAFGGVVAITGFDLGSSSGALLGDLLAVAGGALAGIYTLAGGKARQTMGTGVYTTLCYGMCAAIVAVMALVSGQPLAGFETAGWLGILAITVCAQLVGHTAFNHLLATMSPLLVSMIILLEIPGAALLAAGFLAEKLPAGTYAGLALILVGLAVVVLGQRRSRSPRRLPARLAELGTD, encoded by the coding sequence GTGAACTTCTTCCTTGCCGCTGTGGGTGTGCTCGGCGTGGCTTCTTCAGGACCGCTGATCGCCGCCACCCTGGGCGCCACCTCCGTCAGCGCCCTCGCAATAGCCTTCTGGCGCACCGCAATCGGAGCCGCCGTTATGTCCGGCCCCGTTGTGGTCCGGGAACCCCGGGAGTTCGCCCGGGTCACAGGCAGCGAGTTCCGGTGGTCACTGGCGGCCGCTGTTGCCCTGGCCTTGCACTTTGCCTGCTTCATTACGGCCCTGCAGTTGACCTCGGTGGCCGCCGCTACGGCCCTGGTCTGTCTGCAGTCAGGCTGGATTGCGGTTTTCCAGATGTTTCGTGGAGTCAGGCACCGCTGGCCTGTCATGGTAGGCCTGGGCATCGCCTTCGGCGGAGTCGTAGCCATCACAGGATTCGATCTCGGATCCTCTTCCGGAGCTCTTCTTGGTGACCTGCTGGCCGTCGCCGGCGGGGCCTTGGCCGGGATCTACACGCTGGCAGGCGGAAAGGCCCGCCAGACGATGGGTACCGGTGTCTACACAACGCTCTGCTACGGCATGTGCGCGGCCATCGTGGCCGTGATGGCACTGGTCTCAGGCCAGCCGCTCGCAGGCTTCGAGACCGCGGGCTGGCTCGGTATCCTGGCCATCACCGTATGTGCCCAACTGGTGGGACACACCGCCTTTAACCACCTTCTGGCAACAATGAGTCCGCTGTTGGTGTCAATGATCATCCTGCTGGAGATTCCCGGTGCCGCTCTTCTGGCCGCGGGGTTCCTGGCCGAAAAGCTGCCGGCCGGGACCTACGCGGGATTGGCGTTGATCCTGGTGGGGCTCGCCGTCGTTGTGCTGGGCCAACGCAGGTCCCGGTCACCACGGCGCCTCCCGGCCCGGCTCGCGGAACTGGGCACCGACTAG